A stretch of the Medicago truncatula cultivar Jemalong A17 chromosome 5, MtrunA17r5.0-ANR, whole genome shotgun sequence genome encodes the following:
- the LOC11432094 gene encoding F-box/kelch-repeat protein At3g23880, with protein MLSFCFFYFLLFLAFKKIQFSKLALFFKPVQKPKRNNVSTSMENLPHELVSNILSRLPSRELLKNKLVCKTWYNLITDSHFTNNYYSFHNQLQNQEEHLLVIRRPFISSLKTTISLHSSTFNDPKKNVCSSLLNPPEQYNSEHKYWSEIMGPCNGIYLLQGNPNVLMNASLQQFKALPESHLTDSNGIYSLTDYASFGFDPKTNDYKVIVLKDLWLKETDERQKGYWTGELYSLNSNSWKKLDAETLPLPIEICGSSSSSSSRVYTYVNNCCHWWSFVNNHDESQGMNQDFVLSFDIVNEVFRKIKVPRICESSQETFVTLAPFEESSTIGFIVNPIRGNVKHFDVWVMRDYWDEGSWIKQYSVGSIELEIDRLMGFIGSNRFLWKCNDDELVLHEHDSQKRRDIKVKDYGKYDDSFRAVVYKESLVSLQRGK; from the coding sequence ATGCTatctttttgctttttttactttcttctaTTTTTAGCATTCAAGAAAATTCAGTTTTCCAAATTAGCATTGTTTTTCAAACCAGTTCAAAAACCTAAAAGAAATAATGTATCAACAAGCATGGAGAATTTACCACATGAATTGGTATCAAACATTCTCTCAAGGTTACCTTCAAGAGAGTTGTTGAAAAACAAGCTTGTTTGCAAAACTTGGTACAATCTCATAACTGATTCTCATTTTACAAACAATTACTATTCTTTTCACAACCAACTTCAAAACCAAGAGGAGCATCTTTTGGTTATTCGTAGACCCTTTATTTCAAGCCTCAAAACTACAATTTCTCTTCATTCTTCAACTTTCAAtgatcctaaaaaaaatgtttgttcttCTCTTTTAAACCCTCCTGAGCAATACAATTCTGAACATAAATATTGGTCTGAAATTATGGGACCATGCAATGGTATATACTTACTTCAAGGAAATCCAAATGTCTTGATGAATGCTTCTTTACAACAGTTCAAGGCTTTACCTGAATCCCATTTAACAGATTCAAATGGCATTTATTCTCTCACTGATTATGCTagttttggttttgatcctaaaactaatgactataaagttaTTGTGCTTAAAGATCTTTGGTTAAAGGAAACAGATGAAAGACAAAAAGGGTATTGGACAGGTGAGTTATATAGTCTTAATTCAAACTCTTGGAAAAAGCTTGATGCTGAAACCCTTCCTCTTCCCATTGAAATTTGTGGTTCATCGTCGTCTTCGTCTTCTCGGGTTTATACTTATGTAAACAATTGTTGTCACTGGTGGAGCTTTGTTAATAATCATGATGAATCTCAAGGTATGAACCAAGATTTTGTTTTGTCATTTGATATAGTCAATGaagtttttagaaaaattaaagtaCCAAGAATATGTGAGTCTTCACAAGAAACTTTTGTAACACTAGCACCTTTTGAAGAATCTTCTACAATTGGTTTCATTGTTAACCCTATAAGAGGAAATGTGAAACACTTTGATGTTTGGGTGATGAGAGATTATTGGGATGAAGGTTCTTGGATCAAACAATACAGTGTTGGGTCCATTGAATTAGAGATTGATAGGCTTATGGGGTTCATTGGGAGTAATCGTTTTCTTTGGAAATGTAATGATGATGAGTTGGTATTGCATGAACATGACTCACAAAAAAGAAGGGATATAAAAGTCAAAGATTATGGGAAGTATGATGATTCATTCAGAGCTGTTGTATACAAGGAAAGCCTTGTTTCACTTCAAAGGgggaaataa
- the LOC11432095 gene encoding uncharacterized protein, producing the protein MEDFWKRAKTFAEEAAKKSQSLTTSSATSRIADLVSETAKKSKELAAEASKKADEIKSAALRQADQIKSFSDNISIPPQFSAIAAAATSSTVAPPVENLERFGITDDLRSFVQGLTSTTFKHFPVNSDESESEGSDVATSNVRKDLNEFQEKHATLVLTTVKEISRLRYELCPRAMKERHFWKIYFTLVNTHVAPFEKQYMEELREAAKKSEDAKVEQSDVSGGSGKAEVTGKIVSKSSNSSSTEQDLDTFLLGDLEDSDEAPDDGEGSFDDDFDKIESSDVEDEKHAKKTSAATV; encoded by the exons ATGGAAGACTTCTGGAAAAGAGCGAAGACATTCGCCGAAGAAGCCGCAAAAAAATCCCAATCTCTAACCACCTCCTCCGCCACTTCTCGAATCGCCGATCTCGTCTCCGAAACCGCCAAGAAATCCAAAGAACTCGCCGCCGAAGCTTCCAAGAAAGCAGATGAGATCAAATCCGCCGCTCTCCGTCAAGCCGATCAGATCAAGTCCTTTTCCGATAACATCTCCATTCCTCCTCAATTCTCCGCCATTGCAGCCGCCGCAACAAGTTCTACCGTAGCTCCTCCGGTGGAAAACCTTGAACGATTTGGTATCACTGATGATCTTCGATCGTTTGTTCAGGGACTTACTTCCACCACGTTCAAACATTTTCCTGTTAATTCAG ATGAATCTGAATCTGAAGGTTCTGATGTGGCTACTTCTAATGTTAGGAAGGATCTCAATGAGTTTCAGGAGAAGCATGCTACTCTTGTTTTAACTACTGTTAAg GAAATTTCAAGGTTGAGATATGAACTATGCCCACGTGCTATGAAGGAAAGACACTTTTGGAAGATATATTTCACACTTGTCAACACTCACGTGGCTCC GTTTGAGAAGCAATACATGGAGGAGCTGAGAGAAGCAGCAAAGAAGAGTGAAGACGCTAAGGTAGAGCAATCTGATGTTAGTGGAGGAAGTGGAAAGGCCGAAGTAACAGGGAAGATTGTGAGTAAATCTTCTAATTCATCCTCTACTGAGCAAGACTTGGATACATTTCTTCTTGGAGATCTTGAAGACAGTGATGAAGCTCCAG ATGATGGTGAGGGAagctttgatgatgattttgacaAGATTGAAAGTTCT GATGTTGAAGATGAGAAGCATGCAAAGAAAACATCTGCTGCAACAGTTTAG